A single Xenopus laevis strain J_2021 chromosome 3S, Xenopus_laevis_v10.1, whole genome shotgun sequence DNA region contains:
- the vamp5.S gene encoding vesicle-associated membrane protein 5, with translation MANNNLELCQSNAEEVKVLMKNNVDKVIEREGKISDLEDRSNDLLSMASTFQRTAQKVERHTRWQKWRWYIIAGGIVAVIVVIIIIIIVLYTVPGQSDP, from the exons ATG GCGAACAACAACCTGGAATTATGTCAGAGCAACGCAGAGGAGGTGAAAGTCTTGATGAAAAACAATGTTGACAAGGTCATTGAGAGAGAAGGGAAGATATCTGACCTAGAGGATCGATCCAATGATTTGCTTAGCATG GCCAGCACCTTTCAGAGAACTGCCCAGAAAGTAGAACGACATACCCGCTGGCAGAAGTGGCGCTGGTACATCATCGCTGGAGGGATTGTGGCCGTGATTGTggtgatcatcatcatcatcattgtgtTGTACACAGTGCCAGGACAATCGGACCCTTAA